A window from Nodosilinea sp. PGN35 encodes these proteins:
- the ruvB gene encoding Holliday junction branch migration DNA helicase RuvB: MAIVSSHTADDSAKPNKAKSKPSAQPTEAADLQPLLSLVKGGEVQPDDLGDDAAPASAAAAEDTLRPQRLQDYIGQASLKEVLDIAIKAAQSRQEPLDHLLLYGPPGLGKTTMALILAQEMGVACKITTAPALERPRDIAGLLVNLKPGDVLFIDEIHRLPRVTEEILYPAMEDSRLDITIGKGQSARTRSIPLCPFTLVGATTRVGALSSPLRDRFGLIQRLRFYEIEELTPIVLRTADVLKTSIEPAGAEEIARRARGTPRIANRLLRRVRDYVEVKAAGTITATLAAEALELFNVDPCGLDWTDRRLLSVMIENFGGGPVGLDTMAASTGEDPQTIEEVYEPYLLQIGYLQRTPRGRVVTPAARRHLGYEVADDGSQMTLL; the protein is encoded by the coding sequence ATGGCCATTGTTTCTTCTCACACCGCCGATGACTCGGCCAAGCCCAACAAGGCTAAGTCCAAACCATCAGCCCAGCCCACCGAGGCCGCTGATTTACAGCCGCTGCTCTCCCTGGTCAAGGGTGGAGAGGTGCAGCCCGACGATTTAGGGGATGACGCTGCCCCGGCATCTGCTGCCGCCGCCGAGGACACCCTGCGGCCCCAGCGCCTGCAAGACTACATTGGTCAGGCCTCGCTCAAAGAGGTGCTAGATATCGCCATCAAAGCCGCGCAATCGCGACAAGAACCCCTCGACCACCTGCTGCTGTACGGGCCGCCAGGGCTGGGCAAAACGACCATGGCGCTCATTCTGGCTCAGGAAATGGGGGTGGCATGCAAAATCACCACCGCCCCGGCCCTAGAGCGGCCCCGCGACATTGCCGGTCTGTTGGTCAACCTCAAGCCCGGCGATGTGCTGTTTATCGACGAAATTCACCGGCTGCCGCGCGTCACCGAGGAGATTCTCTACCCGGCCATGGAAGACTCCAGGCTAGATATCACTATTGGCAAGGGGCAGTCGGCCCGCACTCGCAGCATTCCGCTGTGCCCCTTTACCCTGGTGGGGGCAACGACCAGGGTCGGGGCGCTCAGCTCTCCGCTGCGCGATCGCTTCGGACTGATCCAGCGGCTGCGCTTTTATGAAATTGAAGAACTGACCCCCATCGTATTGCGTACGGCTGACGTATTGAAAACCTCCATCGAACCCGCCGGAGCCGAAGAAATTGCCCGCCGCGCCCGGGGTACCCCCCGCATCGCCAACCGCCTGCTGCGGCGAGTGCGCGACTATGTAGAAGTCAAAGCAGCAGGCACGATCACCGCTACCCTGGCGGCCGAAGCCTTAGAACTCTTCAATGTCGATCCCTGCGGCCTCGACTGGACCGATCGCCGCCTGCTGTCGGTGATGATCGAAAACTTTGGCGGTGGCCCCGTCGGTCTCGACACCATGGCCGCCTCCACGGGCGAAGATCCCCAAACTATTGAGGAGGTCTACGAGCCCTACCTGCTGCAAATTGGCTATCTCCAGCGCACCCCCCGAGGCCGGGTGGTCACCCCCGCCGCCCGCCGCCACCTGGGCTACGAAGTTGCCGACGACGGCAGCCAGATGACGCTGCTGTAG
- a CDS encoding PRC-barrel domain-containing protein has product MRQGSDILGKSVFAYDTGKTLVSVRDLIFDHETNQVLGFLVAEAGWFKSARVLPLSSVTAIGPSGIVTADKSAVVPARTLSRIKALLKENNVLRGTKIMTTDGRNLGTMVDVFFDETTGLVEGYEVSGGLFADAYSGRSFVPALQTLTIGEDVAFVVPETADLMQEQVGGVLGALQSAGDRLQEAGQFTGTKLQEATTYTSERLQAAAATAQKDWETMTLAASQQYDLARRNAEISITNAVISPEEQGVYALGKTTQAAVVNTQGVVVIPPGVEVTVLEVQQATDNAVLDRLYRATGGDIGQEASDRIQAATQTAKEQFQRASEQAQRQLQAATEQANRDLKGLQQDTLATVTNATIDPERQRAHALGKTVTRDVYILEGNLLIAEGAVVTTEVLAMADTAGVLDELYRATGGDISAELLKQTRDWLAKPAVEQTLGRRANATVRTPAGLVIVAAGQIVTEPVLERARAHHHEQPLMLSTGLSLDEAYRQGTGQSLVKTNERLGSTSAIAGRQLQTGASQLQSEAVTLWVACQRQALKARLQLQQFIESRRIQGALGRPVTRVILDGHDQVILNVGDLITHRAIERARAAGCLDILLGSVYSHTPELTRSDLRAPVPGEAALVRQS; this is encoded by the coding sequence ATGCGCCAAGGTAGCGACATTTTAGGGAAATCAGTTTTTGCCTACGACACCGGTAAGACGCTGGTCTCGGTGCGCGATCTAATCTTTGACCACGAAACCAACCAGGTGCTGGGGTTTTTGGTAGCCGAAGCGGGCTGGTTTAAGAGCGCTCGTGTTCTACCGCTGTCGTCGGTAACAGCCATTGGCCCCAGCGGGATTGTCACCGCCGACAAGAGTGCCGTGGTACCGGCTAGAACCCTCAGCCGCATCAAGGCTCTGCTTAAGGAGAACAACGTGCTGCGGGGCACCAAAATCATGACCACCGACGGTCGCAACCTGGGCACGATGGTTGATGTTTTCTTTGATGAGACGACGGGACTGGTGGAGGGCTATGAGGTGTCAGGCGGCCTGTTTGCCGATGCCTACTCGGGGCGATCGTTTGTGCCCGCCCTGCAAACCCTAACCATCGGTGAGGATGTAGCCTTTGTGGTGCCCGAAACCGCTGACCTGATGCAGGAGCAGGTGGGAGGGGTGCTTGGTGCGCTACAGTCGGCGGGCGATCGCCTGCAAGAAGCCGGTCAGTTCACCGGCACCAAACTCCAGGAGGCAACTACCTACACCAGCGAGAGGCTGCAAGCCGCCGCCGCCACCGCCCAAAAAGACTGGGAAACCATGACCCTGGCCGCCAGCCAGCAGTACGATCTGGCCCGCCGCAACGCCGAAATCTCCATCACCAATGCGGTCATCAGCCCTGAGGAGCAGGGCGTCTATGCCCTAGGCAAAACGACCCAGGCCGCCGTGGTCAACACCCAGGGCGTGGTGGTCATTCCCCCCGGTGTGGAGGTGACCGTTTTAGAGGTGCAGCAAGCTACCGACAACGCCGTGCTCGATCGCCTGTACCGGGCTACGGGTGGTGACATTGGCCAGGAGGCGAGCGATCGCATTCAGGCCGCCACCCAGACTGCTAAGGAGCAGTTTCAGCGGGCGTCTGAGCAGGCCCAGCGGCAGCTCCAGGCGGCGACAGAGCAAGCCAACCGCGATCTTAAAGGCCTACAGCAAGACACCCTGGCGACCGTAACCAACGCCACCATCGATCCTGAGCGGCAGCGCGCTCACGCCCTGGGCAAAACCGTCACCCGCGACGTCTACATCCTCGAGGGCAATCTGCTGATTGCCGAGGGGGCAGTAGTCACCACTGAAGTGCTCGCCATGGCCGATACTGCCGGGGTGCTCGACGAACTCTATCGAGCCACTGGCGGAGACATCAGTGCTGAGCTGCTGAAGCAGACCAGGGACTGGTTGGCTAAGCCAGCGGTTGAGCAAACCCTCGGTCGCCGGGCCAACGCCACAGTGCGCACTCCCGCTGGCCTGGTAATCGTAGCGGCAGGCCAAATCGTCACCGAGCCGGTACTAGAGCGCGCCCGCGCCCATCACCACGAGCAGCCGCTGATGCTGTCCACCGGGCTCAGTCTGGACGAGGCCTATCGCCAGGGCACAGGCCAGAGCCTGGTGAAGACCAACGAGCGGCTGGGGTCTACCTCTGCGATCGCCGGTCGGCAACTGCAAACCGGCGCTAGTCAGCTGCAAAGTGAAGCCGTCACTCTGTGGGTTGCCTGCCAGCGTCAGGCGCTCAAGGCTCGGCTGCAGCTGCAGCAGTTCATCGAAAGCCGCCGCATTCAGGGTGCCCTCGGTCGGCCAGTCACACGGGTAATTCTCGATGGGCACGACCAGGTGATTTTGAATGTGGGCGATCTCATTACCCACCGGGCGATCGAGCGCGCCCGTGCCGCTGGCTGTCTGGACATTCTGCTGGGGTCGGTATACAGCCACACCCCAGAACTAACCCGCTCTGACCTGCGCGCCCCCGTGCCAGGGGAAGCCGCCCTGGTGCGCCAGAGCTAG
- a CDS encoding ABC transporter permease has protein sequence MTLLLKNILAIYQRELQSYFASPLPYIIAAVFWLLGGFFLVAILLGPQGILAQAAMADQAVQMGLPPSPPFDVAYEFNKAYVGLLGSLSMFVLPMLSMGLYADERKQGTLELLATSPVTNWAVALGKLLAVVSFYIAMVLPLMVCQAIALGAATPPTGSGVFLLSHLGLVLLAASVLALGMFISSLTESTVLAAIMTFALILLLWLVDAVAQGLPGVIGQGLGHLSLLKHFTDFTEGIFDTGGLVLFLSFIGLGLYLTAQSIETLRFQRS, from the coding sequence ATGACCCTTCTTCTTAAAAACATCCTCGCCATCTACCAGCGCGAGCTGCAAAGCTACTTTGCCTCACCCCTGCCCTACATCATTGCCGCCGTATTCTGGCTGCTGGGGGGCTTCTTTTTGGTGGCGATTTTGCTGGGGCCCCAGGGCATCTTGGCCCAGGCGGCCATGGCCGACCAGGCAGTGCAGATGGGCTTACCCCCCTCGCCCCCCTTTGATGTGGCCTACGAGTTCAACAAGGCCTACGTGGGGCTGCTAGGGTCGCTGTCGATGTTTGTGCTGCCGATGCTCTCCATGGGGCTCTACGCCGACGAGCGCAAGCAGGGCACGCTGGAGCTGCTGGCGACTTCGCCCGTGACCAACTGGGCGGTGGCCCTGGGCAAGCTGCTGGCGGTGGTGAGCTTTTACATTGCCATGGTGCTGCCGCTGATGGTGTGTCAGGCGATCGCCCTGGGGGCCGCCACTCCGCCCACGGGGTCGGGGGTATTCTTGCTGTCACACCTGGGGCTGGTGCTGCTGGCGGCCAGCGTCTTGGCCCTGGGCATGTTCATCTCGTCGCTGACGGAGAGCACGGTGCTGGCGGCGATTATGACCTTTGCGCTGATCTTGCTGCTGTGGCTGGTGGATGCGGTGGCCCAGGGGCTGCCGGGGGTGATCGGTCAGGGTTTGGGGCACCTATCTCTGCTCAAGCACTTCACCGACTTTACCGAGGGCATTTTTGACACGGGCGGGCTCGTCCTTTTTCTCTCCTTTATTGGCCTGGGGCTGTACCTCACCGCTCAATCTATCGAAACGCTTCGATTCCAGCGGTCTTAG
- a CDS encoding ABC transporter ATP-binding protein has protein sequence MNPERPAKGSKYWTLAPYVRREWPTILQALFGTIVFVSFWPILAWLSGNILAQLAAGNVPVVARFIAITMAGFALQKIGQYIQDSLMARAALEVAFNLRRDVYTHIHRLSLTYFERSQTGDLSYRLTEDIDRIGEVVQKLFHDFLPSVLQLVVVLGYMVYLNWQLTLTAIVLVPILAVLAGWFGEQMLKFSRRSQNLVSDLSSLVTEVFSGIRLVRAFAAEDYEVERFTHEAEKNRQAKYKAAWLQAVQYPVVGFTYAVVVMLILLVGTWQISQGNLTGASFGSYVVAALMLIDPVNHVIINYGEFKQGEASVDRVIELLEIEPAVRELPTATVLPKVTGRVEYRNVTFGYDTDEPVLRNLDLLALPGEKIALVGSSGAGKSTLVNLLPRFYDPQAGKIFIDDVDVATVTLRSLRRQIGIVPQETTLFSGTIAQNIAFGQKDFDIEAVEAAARIANAHDFISQFSQGYYTWMGERGVNLSGGQRQRVAIARAVLLNPRILILDEATSALDAESEALVQEALERLMGDRTVFIIAHRLATVRDADRILVMEKGQVIESGTHSELLANQSRYAQFYAQQFAGSGQG, from the coding sequence TTGAACCCCGAGCGCCCCGCTAAAGGCTCCAAATACTGGACGCTTGCCCCTTACGTACGGCGCGAGTGGCCGACTATCCTGCAGGCGTTGTTTGGCACCATCGTTTTTGTCTCCTTTTGGCCCATACTGGCCTGGCTGTCGGGGAACATTTTGGCCCAGCTGGCGGCGGGTAACGTGCCGGTGGTGGCTCGGTTCATTGCCATTACCATGGCCGGGTTCGCGCTGCAAAAAATTGGTCAATACATCCAAGACTCGCTGATGGCCAGGGCTGCCCTGGAGGTGGCCTTTAACCTGCGTCGCGATGTGTACACCCACATTCACCGGCTCAGCCTCACCTACTTTGAGCGCAGCCAAACCGGCGATCTGTCCTACCGGCTGACCGAAGACATCGATCGCATTGGCGAGGTCGTGCAAAAGCTGTTCCACGACTTTCTGCCCTCGGTGCTGCAGCTGGTGGTGGTACTGGGGTACATGGTCTATCTCAACTGGCAGCTGACTCTGACGGCGATCGTGCTGGTGCCAATTCTGGCGGTGCTGGCGGGGTGGTTTGGCGAGCAAATGCTGAAATTTTCCCGGCGCAGCCAAAACCTGGTCTCCGACCTGTCGTCGCTGGTTACCGAAGTCTTTAGCGGCATTCGCCTGGTGCGGGCCTTTGCCGCCGAAGATTACGAGGTCGAGCGCTTTACCCACGAGGCCGAGAAAAACCGCCAGGCCAAGTACAAGGCCGCCTGGCTCCAGGCGGTGCAGTACCCGGTAGTGGGCTTTACCTACGCTGTGGTGGTGATGCTCATTTTGCTGGTGGGCACCTGGCAGATTTCCCAGGGCAACCTCACTGGAGCCTCCTTTGGCAGCTACGTGGTCGCCGCCCTGATGCTGATTGACCCGGTCAACCACGTGATCATCAACTACGGCGAGTTTAAGCAGGGCGAGGCCTCTGTGGATCGCGTCATTGAGCTGCTGGAGATTGAGCCAGCGGTGCGCGAGCTACCCACGGCGACCGTTCTACCCAAGGTCACCGGGCGGGTCGAGTACCGCAACGTCACCTTTGGCTACGACACAGACGAACCCGTCCTGCGCAACCTCGATCTGCTGGCGCTCCCCGGCGAAAAAATTGCCCTGGTGGGCTCCTCCGGCGCGGGCAAATCGACCCTGGTCAACCTGCTGCCTCGCTTCTATGACCCCCAGGCGGGCAAAATTTTCATTGACGATGTGGATGTGGCCACCGTCACCCTGCGCAGCCTGCGGCGACAGATCGGCATTGTGCCCCAGGAAACTACGCTGTTTTCCGGTACGATCGCCCAAAATATCGCCTTTGGCCAAAAAGATTTTGACATTGAAGCCGTGGAAGCGGCGGCCCGCATTGCCAACGCCCACGACTTTATCAGCCAGTTTTCCCAGGGGTACTACACCTGGATGGGTGAACGAGGGGTGAATCTCTCGGGGGGGCAGCGGCAACGGGTGGCGATCGCCCGTGCAGTCCTCCTCAACCCCCGCATTTTGATCTTGGATGAGGCCACGTCAGCGCTGGATGCCGAGTCTGAAGCGCTGGTGCAGGAGGCGCTGGAGCGGCTGATGGGCGATCGCACTGTCTTTATCATTGCCCACCGGCTGGCCACCGTGCGCGACGCCGATCGCATTCTGGTGATGGAAAAGGGCCAGGTGATTGAATCGGGCACCCACAGCGAGCTGTTGGCCAACCAGAGCCGCTACGCCCAGTTCTACGCCCAGCAGTTTGCGGGCAGCGGCCAGGGGTAG
- a CDS encoding pentapeptide repeat-containing protein — MFEGNVEQYTGMNLKTLENLWTAFVEGERDFTGINLAGADLNHWSLARVDFWGADFSGANLTQVNFRRANLKQTQFCNANLVGADLRWADLREAVLTAANLEDARLEGALYNAQTQFPDGFDPSQARMWAIEPGAILATKDLRERDLGGTDLTAADLSGALLVNSQLFGAVLRRSNLLSALVSDSDLRYADLRQATLMLADLRGADLRYANLSQANLIGANLRGCQLANADLEGALYSDSTQFPHGFQVSESMHHLAPGASLWGADLSGARLTGVDLSGANLAGANLMHTDLWGACLANADLSGANLLGANLLGTDLSGANLNQTNMMQAIIDMPGDVAGVVAFNTQSA, encoded by the coding sequence CGGCATGAATCTCAAAACGCTAGAAAACCTTTGGACGGCCTTTGTGGAGGGGGAGCGAGACTTTACCGGCATCAACTTGGCCGGGGCTGACCTCAACCACTGGAGTTTAGCCAGAGTTGACTTCTGGGGCGCTGACTTTAGCGGAGCAAACCTCACCCAGGTCAACTTTCGTCGAGCGAACCTCAAGCAGACTCAGTTCTGCAATGCCAACCTGGTGGGAGCTGACCTGCGCTGGGCTGACCTGAGAGAGGCCGTACTCACCGCTGCCAATCTAGAGGATGCCCGTCTGGAAGGGGCCCTCTACAATGCCCAGACCCAGTTTCCTGACGGGTTTGACCCAAGCCAAGCCCGCATGTGGGCAATAGAACCCGGAGCAATCCTGGCAACCAAAGATTTGCGAGAACGGGATCTGGGTGGCACTGACTTAACTGCCGCTGATTTAAGCGGGGCGCTTCTAGTCAACAGCCAGCTTTTTGGGGCGGTGTTGAGACGCAGCAATTTGCTCAGTGCCCTAGTTAGCGACAGTGATCTGCGCTACGCCGATCTGCGTCAGGCCACACTGATGCTGGCCGACCTGCGGGGGGCTGATTTGCGCTACGCCAATCTGAGCCAGGCCAATCTGATTGGGGCCAACCTGCGGGGGTGTCAGCTCGCCAACGCCGATTTAGAGGGTGCCCTCTACTCCGATAGCACCCAGTTTCCCCACGGCTTTCAGGTATCTGAGTCTATGCACCACCTGGCCCCTGGAGCTTCGCTGTGGGGAGCCGATTTGAGCGGGGCTCGGCTCACTGGGGTAGACCTCAGCGGAGCCAACCTAGCCGGAGCCAATCTCATGCACACTGATCTGTGGGGGGCATGCTTAGCCAACGCCGATCTCAGTGGAGCCAACCTGCTGGGGGCTAACCTGCTGGGGACAGACCTGAGCGGGGCTAACCTCAACCAAACCAATATGATGCAGGCCATCATTGACATGCCGGGGGATGTAGCCGGTGTGGTTGCCTTCAACACCCAGTCGGCCTAG
- a CDS encoding ABC transporter ATP-binding protein: MIEVEHLSKTYGSTTAIQDITFGAQPGEILGFLGPNGAGKTTTMRILAGYLPASEGTARVAGYDVHTDSMAVRQRIGYLPESPPLYPDMTVLGFLNFVAKIKGVPADLRQKRADIAMDHCGLLDKRKVLIRKLSKGYRQRVGIAQAIIHDPPVIILDEPTVGLDPRQINEVRQLIKGLAGSHTIILSTHILPEVSMTCDRVTIINRGQVVATDTPDNLTTRLSGEAAYELEIKGDVDRAQRLLSELAPVRQVTRLALEHLPEYHYRLRVSAEADRGLGGIISTALINAGLELHELRRQQATLEDVFLNLTTTEPATGAAPHEALAAELPTAEPTSEASEA; encoded by the coding sequence ATGATTGAAGTTGAGCACCTGAGTAAGACCTACGGGTCTACTACGGCCATTCAAGACATCACCTTTGGGGCACAGCCCGGTGAGATTCTCGGCTTTTTGGGGCCGAACGGGGCGGGTAAAACCACCACTATGCGAATCTTGGCGGGGTATCTGCCAGCCTCTGAAGGTACGGCTCGCGTGGCGGGGTACGACGTGCACACCGACTCAATGGCGGTGCGGCAGCGAATTGGCTACCTGCCCGAGTCACCGCCGCTCTACCCCGATATGACGGTGCTGGGCTTTCTCAACTTTGTGGCCAAAATCAAAGGCGTGCCCGCCGACCTGCGCCAAAAGCGGGCCGACATTGCTATGGATCACTGCGGTCTGCTCGACAAGCGCAAGGTGCTGATTCGCAAGCTGTCGAAGGGCTACCGGCAGCGGGTGGGCATTGCCCAGGCCATCATCCACGACCCGCCCGTGATTATTCTCGACGAGCCAACGGTGGGGCTGGATCCGCGCCAGATTAACGAGGTGCGGCAGCTGATCAAGGGGCTGGCCGGGAGCCACACGATCATTCTCTCCACCCACATTTTGCCGGAGGTGAGCATGACCTGCGATCGCGTCACCATCATCAACCGCGGCCAGGTCGTCGCCACCGATACCCCCGACAACCTCACCACCCGCCTCTCCGGCGAAGCAGCCTACGAGCTGGAGATCAAAGGCGATGTGGATAGAGCCCAGCGCCTGCTAAGCGAGCTAGCTCCCGTGCGCCAGGTCACCCGGCTCGCTCTAGAGCACCTGCCGGAATATCACTACCGCCTGCGGGTGAGCGCAGAAGCCGATCGGGGGTTGGGCGGCATCATCTCCACTGCCCTCATCAACGCTGGCCTCGAACTCCACGAACTGCGCCGCCAGCAGGCCACCCTCGAAGACGTCTTCCTCAACCTCACCACCACCGAACCAGCTACGGGGGCAGCACCGCACGAAGCCCTCGCCGCCGAACTTCCCACAGCCGAACCAACGTCAGAAGCATCCGAAGCTTAG
- the rdgB gene encoding RdgB/HAM1 family non-canonical purine NTP pyrophosphatase, translating to MPTVVVATGNPGKLKEMQVYLGALGWDLQLKPDAIDIEETGTTFLENARLKAAGVAKALGQWAIADDSGLEVNALGGAPGVYSARYADSDQARIDRLLKELAAAGEGQGDAGDRSAQFVCALALANPKGDIVLETEGICPGEILLEPRGAGGFGYDPIFYLPALGKSFAEMLPEQKDANSHRGIAFGQLMPQLKQLAL from the coding sequence ATGCCCACGGTTGTTGTTGCCACCGGAAACCCCGGCAAGCTAAAGGAGATGCAGGTGTATCTGGGCGCTCTGGGCTGGGATCTCCAGCTCAAGCCCGATGCGATCGATATAGAAGAGACCGGCACCACGTTTTTAGAAAATGCGCGGCTCAAGGCGGCAGGGGTAGCCAAGGCTCTGGGGCAGTGGGCGATCGCCGATGATTCGGGCCTAGAGGTAAACGCCCTCGGCGGTGCCCCCGGCGTTTACTCAGCCCGCTACGCCGACAGCGACCAGGCCAGAATCGATCGCCTGCTAAAGGAATTGGCCGCAGCGGGCGAGGGGCAGGGCGATGCCGGGGATCGCAGCGCCCAGTTTGTCTGCGCCTTAGCCCTGGCCAACCCCAAGGGCGACATCGTGCTCGAAACCGAGGGCATTTGCCCCGGCGAAATTTTGTTGGAGCCCCGTGGCGCGGGGGGCTTTGGCTACGACCCGATCTTTTATCTGCCCGCCCTGGGCAAGAGCTTTGCCGAAATGTTGCCCGAGCAAAAAGATGCCAACAGCCACCGGGGTATTGCCTTTGGGCAGCTGATGCCCCAGCTCAAGCAGTTAGCTCTATAA
- a CDS encoding DUF4033 domain-containing protein has translation MASPPATGLGPTSEKVVYRDGWGDRLFIWLFSRKMAKALGKDTARSGYNGFVDLSTQIMQGRNAQQQQALVAVVLKSLVPSQVLWLIRNLFSPTQLVCELNAWFATQLFEWLVGPCDVKTVEFTDEQGQLRQQRSGVHIKKCRYLDESRCVGMCVNMCKLPTQRFFTEDFGIPLTMVPNFEDFSCEMIFGQPPPPLETEDAYKQPCLIDHCSLATRDPQPCPKVRH, from the coding sequence ATGGCATCGCCCCCGGCCACGGGCCTTGGCCCCACCTCAGAAAAAGTAGTTTATCGGGATGGGTGGGGCGATCGCCTGTTCATCTGGCTGTTTAGCCGCAAAATGGCCAAGGCTCTGGGCAAAGACACCGCCCGCAGCGGCTACAACGGCTTTGTCGATCTTTCCACCCAGATTATGCAGGGCCGCAATGCCCAGCAGCAGCAGGCTCTAGTGGCAGTGGTGCTGAAATCCTTAGTGCCTAGTCAGGTACTCTGGCTGATTCGCAATCTGTTTTCGCCCACTCAACTGGTGTGCGAACTCAACGCCTGGTTCGCCACGCAGCTCTTTGAATGGCTGGTTGGCCCCTGCGATGTCAAAACCGTAGAATTTACCGACGAGCAAGGCCAGCTTCGGCAACAGCGCAGCGGCGTCCACATCAAAAAGTGCCGCTATCTGGATGAAAGCCGCTGCGTCGGTATGTGCGTCAACATGTGCAAGCTGCCCACCCAGCGCTTCTTCACCGAAGACTTCGGCATTCCCCTCACCATGGTGCCGAACTTTGAAGACTTTAGCTGCGAGATGATCTTCGGCCAGCCGCCGCCGCCGCTGGAGACTGAGGATGCCTATAAGCAACCGTGTCTTATCGACCACTGCTCTCTGGCCACCCGAGATCCTCAGCCTTGCCCTAAGGTCAGGCATTGA
- a CDS encoding photosystem II protein Y, translating to MDWRVVVVLLPIIVAGSWAVFNIGRAALGQLQDFLNREA from the coding sequence ATGGACTGGCGTGTTGTTGTCGTTTTACTGCCAATTATCGTGGCCGGTAGCTGGGCTGTGTTTAACATCGGTCGGGCCGCCCTGGGGCAGCTACAGGACTTCCTCAATCGGGAAGCCTAG
- a CDS encoding Gldg family protein, with protein sequence MKSFAVYQKYLKYLALPGLALVTAGLIAGIVAGWTLLPAGLLVGGIGLLLVGLVLGNYGQGRFWAQRSTEAGANALVSTLAVLAILALVNFLAVRYASRVDLTENQIFTLAPQSQQVVQTLENPTRVVVFDPLPNPQDRQLLESYRQAGPQFSFDYVNPYNDPRLAQEFGATQTGMVFVESGETRRFLQNVGPSERLSERTLTNALDQVASDRALTVYFTQGHQEFTIDGSDTGFLQAATALEDKSAVVQPLDLSQTSAVPDDASVVVVAGPAAEFFDSEVQALQTYLNGGGSLMLLIDPRTSPGLDNLLDPWGVTLDDRIVLDTSGSGQLVGLGPAAPLVTDYGDHPITRDFRGGRSFFPLVRPVNVEEVPGVTAAPLLQSNPQSRAETLSTEGELQYDENAPPSGPYTLGVALSRPVEGAAPTEGEPPPESRLVVIGNATFATDGLFEQQLNGDVFLNAISWLGQQTDATLSIRPREVTNRRIVLTVQQQVGLGVFALLVLPIIGLALALLMWLRRR encoded by the coding sequence ATGAAATCGTTTGCGGTCTACCAAAAGTATTTGAAATACCTGGCGCTGCCGGGACTGGCCCTGGTCACCGCAGGGTTAATTGCAGGCATTGTCGCCGGGTGGACGCTACTGCCTGCGGGCCTGCTGGTCGGCGGCATAGGTCTACTCTTGGTCGGGCTGGTACTGGGCAACTACGGTCAGGGACGGTTTTGGGCGCAGCGCTCCACCGAGGCGGGGGCCAATGCCCTGGTCTCAACCCTGGCGGTGCTGGCCATTTTGGCTCTGGTGAACTTTTTGGCGGTGCGCTACGCCAGCCGGGTAGACCTCACCGAGAATCAAATCTTTACCCTGGCCCCCCAGTCACAGCAGGTGGTGCAAACCCTGGAAAACCCCACCCGCGTCGTCGTCTTCGACCCGCTGCCCAACCCCCAAGACCGCCAGCTGCTCGAAAGCTACCGCCAGGCCGGGCCGCAGTTTAGCTTTGACTACGTCAACCCCTACAACGACCCCCGCCTCGCCCAGGAGTTTGGGGCGACCCAGACCGGCATGGTGTTTGTGGAAAGCGGTGAGACCCGGCGCTTTTTGCAGAATGTTGGCCCCAGCGAGCGGCTCTCTGAGCGTACCCTGACCAATGCGCTGGATCAGGTGGCGAGCGATCGCGCCCTCACCGTCTACTTCACCCAGGGCCACCAAGAATTCACCATTGACGGCAGCGACACCGGCTTTTTACAGGCCGCCACCGCCCTCGAAGACAAAAGCGCTGTGGTGCAACCCCTCGACCTTTCTCAAACCAGCGCCGTACCCGATGACGCCAGCGTCGTGGTGGTCGCTGGCCCCGCTGCCGAGTTCTTTGACAGCGAAGTTCAGGCTCTGCAAACCTACCTCAACGGCGGCGGCAGCCTCATGCTGCTGATCGACCCCCGCACCAGCCCCGGCTTGGATAACCTGCTCGACCCCTGGGGTGTTACCCTCGACGATCGCATTGTGCTCGACACCTCCGGCAGCGGGCAGCTGGTTGGGCTTGGCCCCGCCGCCCCGCTCGTCACCGACTACGGCGACCACCCCATCACCCGTGATTTTAGGGGCGGGCGATCGTTCTTCCCGCTGGTGCGACCGGTCAATGTTGAGGAGGTGCCGGGGGTAACAGCAGCACCCCTACTCCAGAGCAACCCCCAAAGCCGGGCCGAAACCCTCTCCACCGAGGGCGAGCTACAGTACGACGAAAACGCGCCCCCCTCTGGCCCCTACACCTTAGGTGTTGCCCTCAGCCGCCCGGTCGAGGGAGCCGCCCCCACCGAGGGCGAACCGCCGCCGGAGTCGCGCCTGGTGGTGATTGGCAACGCCACCTTTGCCACCGATGGCCTGTTTGAGCAGCAGCTCAACGGCGATGTCTTTCTCAATGCCATCAGCTGGCTGGGGCAACAGACCGACGCTACTCTATCCATTCGCCCCCGCGAGGTCACCAACCGCCGCATTGTCCTGACCGTGCAGCAGCAGGTTGGGCTTGGGGTGTTTGCCCTGCTGGTGCTGCCAATTATCGGCCTGGCTCTGGCGCTGCTGATGTGGCTGCGGCGGCGGTAA